CCAGACCAAAATCGCTGCGATTATCGGTGTCAACAAAAGTACTGTATCCAGAGAACTTCAAAGAAATACCGGCAAGAGGGGCCGTTATAGCGGTGAATATAAGGCTGCAGTTGCCCAGAACCGTACAGACGAAAGACATAGACTCAAGAGAAAGCGAATCAAATTTACCGAGTCCCTTAAAGAAGAGGCCCGCAAATTCCTTGTTGTTGACAAATTGAGCCCAGAGCTAATATCGGTCACCTGGAAGAAACAAGGTAAAGAAGGGGTTTGTCATGAGACACTCTACAACTGGATATTTACTGCCAAAAAAAGTAGCCATTGGAGATACCGAAGGGACAGGGAGCTTTACAAGAATCTCCGGCATGGTAAAAGAAAGCGTAAGAGAGGTAATTACAGGCATACCAGAGGAATTATCAGGGAGAGAGTTCCAATTGACCAAAGGCCTCCTGTAGTTGAAAAAAGACAAAGGATAGGAGATATTGAAGTAGACCTTATGATGGGGAAAAACCACAAATCAGCTCTTTTGGTACTGGTGGACAGGGCAACCTTGGTTACTACCATAGAGAAACTTGATGGTAAAAATGCAGATATCATTGAACAGAAAATAGCAAAGAGAATACAGAGAATTGGTGCTTCGTTCTTCAAATCAATCACTTTCGATAATGATATGGCATTCGCAAACCATTATAAAATCAGAGATAAATTCAATATCCCAACATTCTTTACAAGACCATACACTTCACAGGATAAAGGAACAGTGGAAAACAGAATCGGACTTATCAGGGCTTTCCTGCCAAAGGGTACTGACCTCAATCAAATCTCTCGGGAACAGATCCAAAATATAGAAACCAAAATCAATAACAGGCCAATAAGAAAGTTTAATTATCTTAGTCCTATCGAATGTCTAATGAAAAAATTAGGCGTTGCATTTATGACTTGAACATGGCAATGCATTAAAAAATACCATTTTGATTTCAAAAAATACCCTGTACAGGGGATAGGTTCGTATTTCTGAAATTCCTATATTTGAAGTGGGTGATTAAGCGACTTTTCAAACAATTTTTTACGAAGACATTTGTAACTAAACAGGGTTTTAAATTTTGAATTTTTTGCCCCTGTTTTTTTATGATTAAAATGGGTGAGTACTTATATCCTTTTGAAATTTTCGTGCCTACATCCCGTTGCTTCCCTTTTCGTAGTGCTTCCACCGTCCATCAAATTGGTTTTTCTTTCTTTTTTCTTTCCGTTAAATTTCTTAATCCAAAATCCAATGATTATGAAAAAATTGTACCTATTGGTAGTAGGATATTCCTTACTATTTTCCCTGTCTTATGCACAGCGGAGCGTAAAAATTGACCTGGAAGAGGTTACCGATTCCTACTTTTTGCATGGAGTTGATATTTTAAATTCTTTGCTTTCCATTCCCAATGATTCACATTATCCGGAACAGCTTATCCTTAACATAGAATGGTGTGAAGCCAATTTAAAGGAAAGGGGATGGCTTACCAAAAGACTTGAAACTTCAAGTGTCCCTTTGGTTTTAGGTCAGAAAGCAGTGCCAAACGCCAAAAAAACGGTGCTTTTTTACTTTCATATTGATGGTCAGTCTGTTGATCCAAAGCAATGGGAGCAACCGGACCCATTCAAACCTGTATTAAAGAAAAAAAATAAGGATGGAAAGTGGGAAATCATTCCCATGGAAACCCTTCAAAATGACTATGATCCCGAATGGAGGGTTTTTGCACGTTCCGCTTCAGATGATAAGGGACCTTTTGCCATGTTCCTGGCGGCTTGGGATGCCATGGTTTCAAAAGGTTTGATGCCGGATTACAATGTTAAAGTTATTTTAGATTTTGAAGAAGAAATCGGTTCTCCAAACCTGGCAGCTGCCGTCACCAAATACAAAAACGACCTTAAGGCAGATATGATGCTCATTATGGATGGTCCAAGACATGTGAGCAATATGCCGACTCTTAGCTTTGGTGCCAGGGGTATTTCCCAGATTACCTTGACTACTTACGGGCCACGGGTAGATCTTCATAGTGGTCATTATGGGAATTATGCTCCCAATCCTGCATTGAGGATGTCCCAATTGTTGGCTTCTATGAAAGATGAAAGAGGGAGGGTTGTCATTCCAGGGTTTTATGATGGTATCAGGCTGACCCAGGCTGAGAAAGATATCCTTGCCATGGTTCCGGATGATGATGAAGATATTATGAGGAAGATCGGTATCGGGATTACAGATAATGTTGGTGAAACCTACCAGGAATCTTTGCAATATCCTTCTCTCAATATCAGAGGATTGTCTTCCGGCTCGGTAGGAAATGAGGCAAGGACTATCGTACCGGCTATAGCAGTTGCTGAAATTGATGTCCGCTTGGTTCCTGAATCTGACCCAGAAAGATTATTTGCACTTATCAGAAAGCATATTGAAGATCAGGGTTATTATATTTTGGATAAAGATCCCACTGATGAAGAAAGGGCAAAATATCCCAAACTGATCAAATGGGAAGGAAGTATTTCTTACCAAGCCTTTAGAACCCCAATGGATTCCGAACCAGGGATTTGGCTCAATAAAGCTTATGTTAGGGCATTTGGAAATGAACCTATTCGGAATAGAATCAGTGGAGGTTCTTTACCCATAGCTCCGTTTGTGGAAGCCTTGGACAATATTCCTGCTGTCACTGTGGTGACTGTCAATTTTGACAACAACCAACATGGGCCAAACGAAAATATCAGGATAGGGAATTTCAAGGAAGGTATCAAAACGGCCTTGGCTATTTTTACAGAGCCATTGAGTGAATTGAAAATAGACAAAAAATAAAGCTAAATCGGATCTTTAACCTTAGTAAGGTGGAAAAATATTACCGGCAAGACGAGGTTTTGCCGGTTTTTTTTATTCTTCCCCAACCTGGAGGAAACGGTGTTTTTTTATACGAATCGCCATTGATCAGATATTTTTGGGATTTAGTAAATGGGCCGATTAAATAACTGTCGTGTCTCAATTATTAAGTATAACTATAAATAATTGTTTAACAGTTAGTAATCTGGTTGAAATCCAATGGAAGCATTTCTATTTTGTAAAATTTGGTTTTCAGCCAAATTTTATTTTTGCCTTTTATGGATTTGTAGGATAATGATTAAGTTGGTTTTTAGTATATTTATCTAGAAGTAAATACTGTTCTATAAACAAAAATTTATGAAAAAATTTTACAGATTCAGCACTACCCTCATCCTCATTCTGCTTACGGCAGGATGGAGCTGGGCACAGTACACCGTTTCAGGTACTGTTGCCGATGAGCGGACAGGAGAGCCTTTGATAGGGGCAACCATTCTCGTCAGGAACACCACTTCAGGTGCAGTTACTGACCTGGATGGTAGATTTAGCATTACTGTCCCTGGAAATCAGGCAGCATTATTGGTGGTGTCATCATTGGGTTATGTCAGCCAAAATGTGAATGTCAGCCCGAGTTTAACATCAGTTCAGGTGAGGTTAAGGGAAGATGCCACCAACCTGGAAGAGGTTGTAATTACAGGTTTGGCTTCAAATGTCAAAAGAAGTAACCTTGCCAATGCAGTTTCTTCCGTTTCAGGTAAGGAGCTCGTCGGAACCACTACCATTCAAACAACGGATGGCGCCCTGTATGGAAAGATCGCAGGGGCTAATATCAGGATGAATTCCGGCGCACCGGGTGGAGGTGTTTCCATTCAGCTTCGTGGTATTTCCAGTTTGACCGGAGCATCCCAACCCCTAATTATCTTAGATGGGGTTTATATCAACAACTCTTTCCAAAGAACTGGCCGTGCCTCGGTAACAGGTGCTGGTGCATCTAACCAAGATGATGGTGCCAACCGCTTAGCAGACTTGAACCCTAATGATATTGAGTCCATTGAGGTATTGAAAGGACCTTCTGCGGCGGCTATCTATGGTACCCGTGCCAATGCCGGTGTAATCATCATCACTACAAAAAGAGGTTCCTCAGGCAAAACCCAAGTTTCTCTTTCCCAGGATATCGGATTCGCAGAGCCTTTGAGATTGTTAGGAGTGGATAACTGGAGCGAAGAAAAAATCAACTTCTTCTTCCCGGAGGCCAGGAGGCCAATTGAATTGGAAAGGTTCAGGCAGGCAGTTGCCACCAATACTTTTGTAGATTATGAAGATTACTTCTATAACAATAGGGCTATCCTTTCCAACACCAGATTGACCGTCAATGGTGGAAATGACAAGACCAAATTCTTTATCAGTGGTAATATTACCGCTGAAGACGGTACTGTAAGAAATACAGGTTTTGAAAGGTATTCTTTGAGAGCAAATGTGGACCATAAGATTTCTGATGTAATCAGATTGGGTGTTTCTTCCAATTATATCCGAAGCAATACTGACAGAGGTTTTACAGGTAACCAAAATAATACCGGTGCAAGTATTGGTTATAACATCGCTTATGTACCTAACTATTATGACCTGCGAAGGAATGCAGACGGGACTTATCCCATCAACCCTTACTTCTCCGAGAATCCAGTAGCTGTTACCGATCATGGTATCAACAATTCCGTAGTAAACAGATTTATCCAGTCATTTACATTGGATGCGGATATTTATAAATCAGCCAACAGCTTCTTGAGGTTCCAATTGGCCGGTGGTCTGGACTTCTTACAAAATACTACTTTGGTTTATTTGCCAGAATTCCTACAGTTCCAAAGAGGTCAGGCTAACCCTGGTGATGCACTTTGGGGAAAGCAAGAAAGTTTCAATACCAATATTCAAGGTGTTTTGGTCTACAACTGGAACCTTGGAAGGGTAAACATGAACTCCCAAGCTGGTTTAGTGAGATTGGACTTTAAAAACGACGCCTTGTTCAATAGAGGTAGAGGTCTAGCTCCGGGCCAAACTAATTTACAACAAGCAACTGTTCAGCAAATTGACCAGCAGTTCTTCTCAGAAGTACAGGAAGCGGGTATATTCTTACAACAAGAAGCCAACTTTGATGACAAAATCATCGGTACAGTGGGTGTGAGATGGGACAAATCCACTTTGAATGGGGATCCTAATCAGTTTTATGCATTCCCTAGAGCTTCAGTTGCCGTAAACTTGGCAAACTTTGATTTCTGGGGATCCAAGAATACCTTCTCAGCTTTGAAGCCGCGTATCGCTTATGGTGAAACTGCCGGTCCGGTTGCTTTCGGTGCAACCTTCACGCCACTTGGTGGAGCAAATATTGGTGGTCTTTTGGGTTCTGTTGTTTCTACTCAAATCGGTAACACACAAATACTACCTGAAACTGCCACCGAATTGGAATTTGGTATAGATGCCGGTTTCTTTAATAATAAACTGGGCCTGGAAGCAACCTATTACATCAAAAATACGCAGAACAATATCCAAAGTCTTAGCCTTTCCCCATCTACTGGTGTGACTTCTACGCCAAGTAATGAAGCCGAATTGGAGAATAAAGGTATTGAATTGGCCTTGTTTGGTACAGTAATCGATAAGCCTAATTTCAGGTGGAATTCAAGGTTGATGTATTGGCAAAATAGGCTGAACATGAGAAGGTTGGGTATACCTACCTATGTAGCGGGAGGTTTCGGTGCAGCTTTGGGTACCTTCTTGTATGCACAAGGATTCCCCCCTACTACCATTGTAGGAACTCCAGCTGATCCAAATAACCCGGGAGGATTTACCATCTGGGGTAATGCTCAGCCAAAGTTCAATATGTCCATGATCAACAATTTCACCTTTGCTAAGAATTTTGAATTTTCTTTCCTGATGGAATATAGAAAAGGTGGCGATAACATCAACTTGTCACAATTCCTAACTGACGCCGGTGGTACCACCAAGGGCTGGTTTGATGATGACAATGGGGATGGAATACCTAATGGTAGACAAAGACCGCCGGCACCTTTCAATAATGCCGGAAGGTGGGTTCAGGATGCTACCTTCCTGAAAATCAGGGAAATTGGTCTTTATTACTCCATTCCAAAAACTACAATTACCGAAACCTTTGGTAGAAGCGTAGAGAATATAAGAGTTGGAGCTTCTATGAACAATGCCTTCTTATTTACAAACTATCAGGGATATGATCCTGAAACGTCCACCTTTGGTGCGCAGGCAGTGGCTAACAACGTGGATATCACGCCGTATCCTACACCAAGAAGGGTATTCTTCCACATAACTATTGATTTCTAATCACCAAAGATGAAAATCATGAAAAAATTACATAAATATATCGGAACAGCGGCTTTGGCAGCAATAAGTTTGTTTGCTTGTAATCCGCTTCAATTAGATGAAATTATCGATCCCAACAACCCCTCTGTTCAAAGTGTGAGCAACAATGCTTCCAGGGAGCAGATCCAGTTTTTGGTGACCGGCTTAGAATCCAGACACAGGGATTATGTTTTTAACGTAACCGCAGCCTGGGGTACTTTCGGAAGGGAAGTTTGGTACCTGAATGCTTCTGATCCCCGGTTCCAAACAGACTGGTTGGGACAAGGGGGAAGAGTTCCTGACCGTGCTTATTTTGGATTTGGTGTAACGGGAGGAGGCTCTTGGGCTTCACCTTTTCAGGCCATTAAGCAAGCAGACGTTTTGATTGCTTCGGCACAAAATGCAGCCACTCTCAGTGACGCAGAAAAAAGAGCCGTTGCCGGATTTGCAAAGACCATCAAGGGGTATCAGTTTATGATTCCTGCTAACTTTGTTTATCAAAATGGGATAAGAATAGATATAAGCAATCCGCTCAATCCAGGTCCTTTTGTGACTTATGAGCAAGCCTTGGACCACATCAAATCTGTTTTGGATGAAGGGGATCAGGACCTTGCTGCAGCTGGTGCAGGTAACTTTCCTTTGAGACTAACACCAGGCTTTGCCGGTTTTAATACCAATGCAGCTTTGAGACAGGTTAACCGTGCCATCACAGCAAGGTTAAATGCCTACAGAAAAGATTGGACGGGGGTCTTATCTGCCCTAGAAGGTTCTTTCATGAATCTCAACGGCGATCTTAATGCAGGGCCTGCCCATCCTTATGGTGCGCCACCTGATCAATTCAACCCTATCTTCTATGTTCCCAATGCCTTGGTGACAACCATGATTGTGGTGCATCCATCTGTACTAAGGGATGCCACTCCTGGAGACCTAAGGGTTACTAACAAGTTTTTGCAAAGAACAGCACCTCCGGTTACTGTGACCACAGATGTTGGACCTTTGGTAGGTACCCATCAGGATAGAAGATGGGCCACCAATACTGCGGCAATTCCGTTTATCAGAAACGAAGAGCTGATCCTTCTAAAGGCAGAGGCCCATGCTAACCTTGGACAGACTGCTCAGGCAGTTGAGGCCATCAACATTATCAGAAATGCAGCAGGAATCGGTGATTATTCAGGAGCTACCACCCAAGATGCTTTGATCAATGAAATACTCTATCAAAGGAGGTATTCACTTTGGTTAGAACCTTGGGGACATAGATGGATAGATGCCAGAAGATATAATAAGCTAAACGAAATAGATACATCTTTTGATGGGGGGACTGTTTTTACACAATTCCCGCATCCTCAAGCTGAAGTCAATTGGGATAATTATGTAGGTAATTAAATTCCGGTTTTATCTAAAAGGAGCTGTCCAATTCTGTGACAGCTCTTTTTTTTTGAAAGGAAATAGTTAATTTGAAAAAGAAGTAACGGTTTTGGCGAATCAAAGATTAGAATAACCCCACGATTGGTAAGAGCAAAAAAAACGTAGGTGCAATTATGAGAAACTTTTTATTGATATTATTATTCATTCAATTTACTGAGGTAATGGCACAGCATCAATTCAGGATTTTGACTTACAATATCTACCATGGGGAGAATCCCTACCACAAAGGAGAATCCATTACAGAGCAGGTTGGTGAATTCATCCATTCCCTTAGTCCGGATTTGGTGGCCCTACAAGAGGTAGATAGTATGACAGTTCGGACAGAATCCTTTGCAGGTTTTAAACTGGATTTGACAAAAATCTGGTCAGAAAAAACCGGCATGAAGGGATTTTTCGCCAAAGCAATTGATTTCAGTGAGGGTGGCTATGGGGAGGCCGTTTTATCCCGGTTTCCGGCTGAATTTGAATCAGTGAACTTGCCTTTGCCAAAAGGAGGGGAGGGGAGAAGCATGGCCATAGCACATGTGCGATTGAATGATGGGGCAAAGATTACTTTTGCCGGGACACATCTCTGTCATGAATTTGAAGAAAACCGAAGTGCACAGGTTAAAGCAATTGTGGACCATTTTAAGGATTTTACCCATCCGGTGATTGTAGTGGGGGATTTTAATTTTGAATCTTCGGAAAAGGGATATTCTTTAATGGAAGAGGCTTTTGTGGATGCCGCAAAAGTTACCGGACAGGCAAGAAATACATATCCTACAGATTTTCCGGCAATCCGTATTGATTACGTTTGGTTAATGAAAAATGGTTCTTGGGAAATTGATCTTTTCCAAGTAATGGAAGAAATCAAATATTCTGATCATTTACCTGTATTTGCGGTTGTCACTTTGAATTAATTTTATTCCTTTAGACTTAAAATATCTGTAATATACCATAATAAACTCCCGACACATGAAGACAAATCATTTGACTTTGGCCTTTTATTTAGAAGCGCTTTTTGGATTCTATTTATTTTCCTGTTCGCCCCAGCATAGGCAAAATGAAATAGAGGAAATCCAATGGGAACAATTGTTCAATGGTCAGGACTTGGATGACTGGATTGTAAAAATTGCCAAACATGAGACAGGGGAAAATTTTGCGAATACATTTCGGGTAGAAGATGGCCTGATGAAGGTTCGGTATGATGGCTATGAAAACTTTGATTATCAATATGGGCATATTTTTTACAAAAAGCCTTTTTCGCATTACTTGCTAAAAGTTGAATACCGCTTTGTAGGAGATCAGGCTCCCGGGGGAGAAGGCTGGGCTTTCAGAAATTCAGGAGCCATGCTTCATGGACAAGATCCCTATACCATGCTTAAAGATCAGGATTTTCCTATCTCCATTGAGGGACAGCTTCTTGGAGGGGATGGGGTCAATGAAAGAACAACAAATAACCTTTGTACTCCTGGCACGCATGTAGTCATGAACGGGGATTTGTTTACCCCACATTGTGTCAACTCAAGTTCAAAAACATACCATGGGGATGATTGGGTTACTGCTGAATATTTGGTGTTGGGAGACTCTATTGTTTATCATATCATGGAAGGTAAAGCTGTACTTACCTATTCCCTGCCCCAGATCGGTGGAGGAAATGTTTCCAACTATGACCCTGAAATAAAAAAGGACGGCACTCCACTGAAAGGAGGGTATATCTCCCTTCAAAGTGAAAGCCATCCCATAGATTTTAGAAAGGTGGAAATCCTTGATCTTTCCAAATGGGTTAATTCACCCGAGGATTTGGATTCAATTCTTTGGAAGGAAGGTTATGGGGCTTTTAGTTCCAATGGGAAATAAAAGCCCAAATTTCTTTTAAAGATATTTCCTGAAAAACTCAATGGTACGCTTCCAGGAGAGTTCAGCAGCATCTTTGTCATATCTTGGTGTGGAATGGTTATGGAAACCATGATTGACTCCAGGATAGAAATAGGTGGTATAGGTTTTTTGGTTTGCTTTTAGGGCCTCTTCATAAGCAGGCCAACCTTCATTGACACGTGTATCCAATTCGGCGTAATGGATGAGGAGGGGCGCTTGGATGGAAGGTACATCTTCGGAAGGTGCTTGCCCACCATAATAGGGAACAGCAGCTTTAAGATCGGGAATCCTCACCGCCATCATATTTGATATCCAGCCTCCAAAGCAAAAACCAACTACTCCGACCTTGCCATTGCAATCCTGATGGGTTTTTAGAAATTCATAAGCAGCGATGAAATCTTCGAGCATTTCATCTCTGTTCCTTTGGGCCTGTAAGGTTCTGCCTTCATCATCAGTGCCAGGATATCCGCCAAAAGGAGTCAGTGCATCAGGGGCAAAGGCAATAAATCCATCTAAAGCTGCTTGCTTGGCTACATCTTCTATATATGGGTTAAGTCCTCTGTTTTCATGAACCACCACAATTCCCGAAAGTTTCCCTTTTTTATCTTTGGGCATGCAAAGTAAGCCTTTCATGGTACCGGCACCTTTTGGGGAATTGTAAGTGACATATTTACAGACTATTCTTGGATCATTTTCTTCAAACCTTTTGGCTTGGGCGTAATTCGGCATTAAAAAAGATAGTAAAGCAGCCACTGTCAGACCACCAACTGCATATTTGGAAAGTCTGTCTGTAAATTCCCTTCTGGAGATTTTTCCATGTACATAGTAATCATACATGTCAAAAATCTCCTGGTCAAGATCTTCTTTTTTGATAGGTTCCATGCTGAATATTTTTGCTGATAAGTTCTGGTCTGTTTCTTTAGCTTCTAAATTACGTCTTTTTGTAATGTATCCGGCCAAAAGGAAGTACCGCTTATGTAAAAGTGGAAGAGTTTACCAAAACAAAAACTCTTGTAAAGACATACCAAATAATGTGCATTTGGCCTGCTTTGCAAGAGTTTGAATGAAAATAATTGCTTCTTTACTGATTGACTATCGTGATGTTTCCCGAGGTAATGCTGCCTCTGATAGTTTTGGAGGATCCGTTATCAATATTCAGGTTACGGCCTGCTCTTGAATTTCCCACAGTGATATTACCTGATGTAGCACTTAGAAAATAATTGAATTCATTGAGATTGGAAGGGGTTTGGATTTTAAAATTACCCGAAGTGCCGCTGATTCTTGTTTGCTCTCCAAGGCCAGAATTGGTCGCATTGAAATTGCCTGAAGTGAGTTTCAAATCTCCAAGTTCTGCGACGTTTTCCAATTTGGCATTTCCTGAAGTAAGACTGACATGGGCAGTTCCGTCAATTGAAGTTGCCCTCATTCCGCCACTGCTGGAGGAGTATTCCAGATCGCCTTTAACTTTTTCAAATTCGGATGAGCCCGAACCTACCATTCCTTTGATGTTTCCCGTTATTCCAGACAGTTTGATGGAACCTGATCCTGCACTTGCTTGGATGTTACTATGGATATTGCTGCCGGATATTCTGCCGGAACCTACGGTTAACTTGGTTTTTTCTGAATGTACATTTTCAACATGGATTGAGCCTGAACCTCCTTTGATGTCAAGTTCCATGTTTTGAGGCCCCTGGATTTTTATATGCCCTTTGGTTCTCATATTACCAATGGTAACTTTTGTAGAACTTACCTGATGGTTGATTTTCAGAACATTGCCTACCGTTACAAAAACGATGTCCTGATTAGGCTGATTGGATTCAAGAAATGCATCTACATTGACCTCGGAGCCTTTGTTACCAATATATTCCACTTCCAGAGATCCACCTGAGACTTCAATTTTGGTGATACCCGAGAATTTTTTATTGACATCAACCAAGGTTTTCATTTGGGCAAAACCCTGTTGAGGACCAATCAATAAAAGTAGAAAAAGGGAAAGTAATGACAATCTAAGTGTATTTTTCATAGTTTTTGGATTTTTAAAGGATCAGCCCAAAGCTTAAAGCATTGACTTTTGGGTCTTTGTCTTTTTGGAAATAATTGTTGAGGTCGTAATTCACAAATAGGTCTATTTCACCTACACCGATTTCAAGTCTGCCCCCGTACCGGAAATTATTGGCAAACATATTGGCTCTTTCGAAAACCTTATTTCTGTTGCCATTGTCATCATTGTATACAAATTTTCCCCGGCCACCTAATCTGTAGCCTGCATAAGGACCAGCTCCAAAGCGGAATTTTCCATTGTTGGATGCTAT
This Cecembia calidifontis DNA region includes the following protein-coding sequences:
- a CDS encoding IS30 family transposase, with product MNKFKHLSQEQRYQIEALFRNGTSQTKIAAIIGVNKSTVSRELQRNTGKRGRYSGEYKAAVAQNRTDERHRLKRKRIKFTESLKEEARKFLVVDKLSPELISVTWKKQGKEGVCHETLYNWIFTAKKSSHWRYRRDRELYKNLRHGKRKRKRGNYRHTRGIIRERVPIDQRPPVVEKRQRIGDIEVDLMMGKNHKSALLVLVDRATLVTTIEKLDGKNADIIEQKIAKRIQRIGASFFKSITFDNDMAFANHYKIRDKFNIPTFFTRPYTSQDKGTVENRIGLIRAFLPKGTDLNQISREQIQNIETKINNRPIRKFNYLSPIECLMKKLGVAFMT
- a CDS encoding M20/M25/M40 family metallo-hydrolase; the encoded protein is MKKLYLLVVGYSLLFSLSYAQRSVKIDLEEVTDSYFLHGVDILNSLLSIPNDSHYPEQLILNIEWCEANLKERGWLTKRLETSSVPLVLGQKAVPNAKKTVLFYFHIDGQSVDPKQWEQPDPFKPVLKKKNKDGKWEIIPMETLQNDYDPEWRVFARSASDDKGPFAMFLAAWDAMVSKGLMPDYNVKVILDFEEEIGSPNLAAAVTKYKNDLKADMMLIMDGPRHVSNMPTLSFGARGISQITLTTYGPRVDLHSGHYGNYAPNPALRMSQLLASMKDERGRVVIPGFYDGIRLTQAEKDILAMVPDDDEDIMRKIGIGITDNVGETYQESLQYPSLNIRGLSSGSVGNEARTIVPAIAVAEIDVRLVPESDPERLFALIRKHIEDQGYYILDKDPTDEERAKYPKLIKWEGSISYQAFRTPMDSEPGIWLNKAYVRAFGNEPIRNRISGGSLPIAPFVEALDNIPAVTVVTVNFDNNQHGPNENIRIGNFKEGIKTALAIFTEPLSELKIDKK
- a CDS encoding SusC/RagA family TonB-linked outer membrane protein, encoding MKKFYRFSTTLILILLTAGWSWAQYTVSGTVADERTGEPLIGATILVRNTTSGAVTDLDGRFSITVPGNQAALLVVSSLGYVSQNVNVSPSLTSVQVRLREDATNLEEVVITGLASNVKRSNLANAVSSVSGKELVGTTTIQTTDGALYGKIAGANIRMNSGAPGGGVSIQLRGISSLTGASQPLIILDGVYINNSFQRTGRASVTGAGASNQDDGANRLADLNPNDIESIEVLKGPSAAAIYGTRANAGVIIITTKRGSSGKTQVSLSQDIGFAEPLRLLGVDNWSEEKINFFFPEARRPIELERFRQAVATNTFVDYEDYFYNNRAILSNTRLTVNGGNDKTKFFISGNITAEDGTVRNTGFERYSLRANVDHKISDVIRLGVSSNYIRSNTDRGFTGNQNNTGASIGYNIAYVPNYYDLRRNADGTYPINPYFSENPVAVTDHGINNSVVNRFIQSFTLDADIYKSANSFLRFQLAGGLDFLQNTTLVYLPEFLQFQRGQANPGDALWGKQESFNTNIQGVLVYNWNLGRVNMNSQAGLVRLDFKNDALFNRGRGLAPGQTNLQQATVQQIDQQFFSEVQEAGIFLQQEANFDDKIIGTVGVRWDKSTLNGDPNQFYAFPRASVAVNLANFDFWGSKNTFSALKPRIAYGETAGPVAFGATFTPLGGANIGGLLGSVVSTQIGNTQILPETATELEFGIDAGFFNNKLGLEATYYIKNTQNNIQSLSLSPSTGVTSTPSNEAELENKGIELALFGTVIDKPNFRWNSRLMYWQNRLNMRRLGIPTYVAGGFGAALGTFLYAQGFPPTTIVGTPADPNNPGGFTIWGNAQPKFNMSMINNFTFAKNFEFSFLMEYRKGGDNINLSQFLTDAGGTTKGWFDDDNGDGIPNGRQRPPAPFNNAGRWVQDATFLKIREIGLYYSIPKTTITETFGRSVENIRVGASMNNAFLFTNYQGYDPETSTFGAQAVANNVDITPYPTPRRVFFHITIDF
- a CDS encoding RagB/SusD family nutrient uptake outer membrane protein, coding for MKKLHKYIGTAALAAISLFACNPLQLDEIIDPNNPSVQSVSNNASREQIQFLVTGLESRHRDYVFNVTAAWGTFGREVWYLNASDPRFQTDWLGQGGRVPDRAYFGFGVTGGGSWASPFQAIKQADVLIASAQNAATLSDAEKRAVAGFAKTIKGYQFMIPANFVYQNGIRIDISNPLNPGPFVTYEQALDHIKSVLDEGDQDLAAAGAGNFPLRLTPGFAGFNTNAALRQVNRAITARLNAYRKDWTGVLSALEGSFMNLNGDLNAGPAHPYGAPPDQFNPIFYVPNALVTTMIVVHPSVLRDATPGDLRVTNKFLQRTAPPVTVTTDVGPLVGTHQDRRWATNTAAIPFIRNEELILLKAEAHANLGQTAQAVEAINIIRNAAGIGDYSGATTQDALINEILYQRRYSLWLEPWGHRWIDARRYNKLNEIDTSFDGGTVFTQFPHPQAEVNWDNYVGN
- a CDS encoding endonuclease/exonuclease/phosphatase family protein, translating into MRNFLLILLFIQFTEVMAQHQFRILTYNIYHGENPYHKGESITEQVGEFIHSLSPDLVALQEVDSMTVRTESFAGFKLDLTKIWSEKTGMKGFFAKAIDFSEGGYGEAVLSRFPAEFESVNLPLPKGGEGRSMAIAHVRLNDGAKITFAGTHLCHEFEENRSAQVKAIVDHFKDFTHPVIVVGDFNFESSEKGYSLMEEAFVDAAKVTGQARNTYPTDFPAIRIDYVWLMKNGSWEIDLFQVMEEIKYSDHLPVFAVVTLN
- a CDS encoding 3-keto-disaccharide hydrolase, whose protein sequence is MKTNHLTLAFYLEALFGFYLFSCSPQHRQNEIEEIQWEQLFNGQDLDDWIVKIAKHETGENFANTFRVEDGLMKVRYDGYENFDYQYGHIFYKKPFSHYLLKVEYRFVGDQAPGGEGWAFRNSGAMLHGQDPYTMLKDQDFPISIEGQLLGGDGVNERTTNNLCTPGTHVVMNGDLFTPHCVNSSSKTYHGDDWVTAEYLVLGDSIVYHIMEGKAVLTYSLPQIGGGNVSNYDPEIKKDGTPLKGGYISLQSESHPIDFRKVEILDLSKWVNSPEDLDSILWKEGYGAFSSNGK
- a CDS encoding dienelactone hydrolase family protein, giving the protein MEPIKKEDLDQEIFDMYDYYVHGKISRREFTDRLSKYAVGGLTVAALLSFLMPNYAQAKRFEENDPRIVCKYVTYNSPKGAGTMKGLLCMPKDKKGKLSGIVVVHENRGLNPYIEDVAKQAALDGFIAFAPDALTPFGGYPGTDDEGRTLQAQRNRDEMLEDFIAAYEFLKTHQDCNGKVGVVGFCFGGWISNMMAVRIPDLKAAVPYYGGQAPSEDVPSIQAPLLIHYAELDTRVNEGWPAYEEALKANQKTYTTYFYPGVNHGFHNHSTPRYDKDAAELSWKRTIEFFRKYL
- a CDS encoding DUF4097 family beta strand repeat-containing protein → MKNTLRLSLLSLFLLLLIGPQQGFAQMKTLVDVNKKFSGITKIEVSGGSLEVEYIGNKGSEVNVDAFLESNQPNQDIVFVTVGNVLKINHQVSSTKVTIGNMRTKGHIKIQGPQNMELDIKGGSGSIHVENVHSEKTKLTVGSGRISGSNIHSNIQASAGSGSIKLSGITGNIKGMVGSGSSEFEKVKGDLEYSSSSGGMRATSIDGTAHVSLTSGNAKLENVAELGDLKLTSGNFNATNSGLGEQTRISGTSGNFKIQTPSNLNEFNYFLSATSGNITVGNSRAGRNLNIDNGSSKTIRGSITSGNITIVNQ